A part of Paenibacillus sp. IHBB 10380 genomic DNA contains:
- a CDS encoding Dps family protein — protein sequence MAKTTSTKSQNETLEQALNQQVANFNVLYVKLHNFHWYVKGEQFVTLHVKFEELYNDVTLKMDEIAERLLTIKGNPTATMKEYLELATIQEAQGKEDARKMVQTIIEDFATVAEELDEGITLAEDAKDHPTCDMLITIKGDLEKHMWMLRSLLG from the coding sequence ATGGCAAAAACAACATCAACTAAATCACAAAATGAGACATTGGAACAGGCACTGAATCAACAGGTTGCTAATTTTAACGTATTATATGTAAAGCTTCATAATTTTCATTGGTATGTTAAAGGTGAACAGTTCGTAACGTTACATGTGAAGTTTGAAGAGCTCTACAATGATGTAACTCTGAAGATGGATGAAATAGCTGAGCGTTTGTTGACTATCAAAGGTAATCCGACAGCAACCATGAAAGAATATCTTGAACTTGCAACTATTCAAGAAGCGCAAGGTAAAGAAGATGCTCGTAAAATGGTGCAAACTATCATTGAGGATTTCGCTACTGTTGCCGAGGAATTAGATGAAGGTATCACTCTTGCAGAAGATGCTAAAGATCATCCTACTTGCGACATGTTAATTACTATTAAAGGTGATCTTGAAAAACATATGTGGATGCTTCGCTCATTGTTAGGTTAA
- the mtnK gene encoding S-methyl-5-thioribose kinase: MSTYHPLTVNEAMAYARTIPGYFDNNSNLQCSEIGDGNLNLVFIITDQENHKSIIVKQALPYAKVVGESWPLSLDRARIEREALLMQSQLCADLVPEVYAFDESMAITVMEDLSDHAIMRKGLLEGNNYPLFAEHIGRFLANTLFYTSDLAMNPQQKKEQVKKFINPDLCKITEDLIFQDPYQQSDNNNYADNIADEALALRDHQALHLEVALLREKFLTQTQALLHGDLHTGSIFVTQKSTKVIDPEFAYYGPMGFDIGAIIANLLLNYVAQPGWINDELTIQEKQASLLLTVENTWNAFESNFRTLWNKDVQDIMATTPGYQDIYVAQLLKDTVGFAGCKIIRRIVGLSHVIDIDNISNDIARETAQRKALSIGKQLVLSNRNINSIQDLIEIVKNTSQVTTEGVIYEFK, encoded by the coding sequence TTGTCCACTTATCATCCTTTAACTGTTAATGAAGCTATGGCCTATGCCAGAACTATACCAGGTTACTTTGACAATAACTCAAACCTTCAATGTTCCGAAATTGGAGATGGGAATCTTAATTTAGTGTTTATCATTACAGATCAAGAAAACCATAAGAGTATCATTGTCAAACAAGCCCTCCCTTATGCGAAAGTCGTAGGAGAATCTTGGCCGCTATCACTGGATCGTGCTCGTATTGAACGAGAGGCCCTTCTTATGCAGTCTCAACTATGCGCTGACCTTGTACCTGAAGTCTATGCCTTTGATGAATCCATGGCCATTACAGTAATGGAGGATCTTAGCGATCACGCCATTATGCGCAAAGGTCTACTTGAAGGGAATAATTATCCACTGTTCGCAGAACATATAGGTAGATTCCTTGCCAACACATTATTTTATACATCAGATCTTGCTATGAACCCACAACAAAAGAAGGAACAAGTTAAAAAGTTCATTAACCCAGATCTGTGCAAAATTACGGAAGACCTCATCTTTCAAGATCCCTACCAACAATCAGATAACAATAATTATGCTGACAATATAGCCGACGAAGCACTTGCCCTTCGCGACCACCAGGCTCTTCATCTTGAAGTTGCTCTTCTTCGTGAGAAGTTTCTAACCCAGACCCAAGCATTGCTTCACGGGGATTTGCACACAGGTAGTATCTTTGTGACTCAGAAGTCTACAAAGGTCATTGACCCAGAGTTCGCCTATTATGGTCCTATGGGATTTGATATCGGTGCAATCATTGCTAATTTACTACTGAACTACGTTGCACAACCCGGTTGGATAAATGATGAACTCACTATCCAAGAGAAACAAGCCTCCCTGCTACTTACGGTAGAGAACACTTGGAATGCATTTGAATCTAATTTCCGCACACTTTGGAATAAAGATGTACAAGATATCATGGCCACAACGCCTGGTTATCAAGATATATATGTTGCTCAACTTCTAAAAGATACGGTTGGCTTTGCAGGTTGCAAAATCATTCGCCGCATTGTGGGGCTATCCCATGTAATCGATATTGACAACATCAGTAACGATATTGCACGTGAAACGGCTCAACGTAAAGCATTGTCTATCGGTAAACAACTCGTTCTTAGTAACCGTAATATAAATTCTATTCAAGACTTAATTGAAATCGTTAAGAACACATCTCAAGTCACAACAGAAGGAGTTATCTATGAATTCAAATAA
- the mtnA gene encoding S-methyl-5-thioribose-1-phosphate isomerase, whose amino-acid sequence MNSNNQVNSQQQQPLSSLQWEKDHLILLDQRLLPDSIIMLNLYTAEEVWDAIHTMKVRGAPAIGIAAAYGIVLGAQNNTDIDVKDWLDDIIEVSRYLATSRPTAVNLFWALDRMKDKASSLVHAGHGIIKLNELLLSEAHAIQIEDEEVCRLIGEHALPLFHDGMGVLTHCNAGGLATAKYGTALAPMYLAHEQGIHLKVYADETRPVLQGARLTAFELQQAGIDVTLICDNMAGMIMKKGWIEAVIVGTDRVAANGDVANKIGTYSVAVLAKAHGIPFYVACPLSTIDLLTETGDDIPIEERPAEEITEGFGKRTAPEGIKVYNPAFDVTPNEYVTAIITEKGIIRAPFKQNLAAIFADTQTS is encoded by the coding sequence ATGAATTCAAATAATCAGGTAAATTCACAACAACAACAACCTCTATCGTCTCTTCAGTGGGAGAAAGACCATTTAATACTTCTAGACCAGCGTCTTCTACCCGATTCTATTATTATGTTAAATTTATATACTGCCGAAGAGGTATGGGATGCTATCCATACCATGAAGGTAAGAGGGGCTCCTGCAATCGGAATTGCAGCTGCCTATGGTATTGTTCTTGGTGCACAGAACAACACTGACATCGATGTCAAAGACTGGCTCGATGATATTATAGAAGTTAGTCGTTATCTAGCTACTTCACGCCCTACAGCAGTAAACCTCTTCTGGGCGCTTGATCGTATGAAGGACAAGGCCTCTTCTCTTGTGCACGCTGGACATGGAATAATCAAGCTCAATGAGTTGCTACTATCCGAAGCTCACGCTATACAGATAGAGGATGAGGAAGTCTGTCGACTTATTGGAGAGCATGCTCTTCCCCTCTTTCACGATGGTATGGGCGTATTAACACACTGTAATGCCGGTGGATTAGCTACAGCTAAATACGGTACAGCTCTTGCGCCTATGTATCTTGCACATGAACAAGGGATTCACTTGAAAGTGTATGCCGATGAGACTCGCCCAGTACTTCAGGGGGCACGACTCACAGCCTTTGAGCTTCAACAAGCAGGTATTGATGTCACACTCATCTGTGATAACATGGCGGGTATGATCATGAAAAAGGGCTGGATTGAAGCTGTCATCGTCGGTACGGATCGTGTAGCTGCCAATGGCGATGTCGCTAACAAAATCGGTACCTATAGTGTAGCTGTACTAGCTAAAGCTCACGGTATTCCTTTCTACGTCGCTTGCCCCCTCTCCACGATAGATTTATTGACAGAGACCGGTGATGATATTCCAATTGAAGAGAGACCCGCAGAAGAAATAACAGAAGGATTCGGTAAAAGAACAGCACCCGAAGGAATTAAAGTATATAATCCTGCCTTTGATGTTACTCCCAATGAATATGTGACTGCGATTATTACTGAAAAGGGAATCATTAGAGCCCCCTTCAAACAAAATTTAGCTGCCATATTCGCTGATACTCAAACTTCATAA
- a CDS encoding YunC family protein — MINVVPIVINDQTMVGVEVKLPKTTLLTINTSKGYIMCGALDVNLLNEKLADRQIIAGRAVGVRTLQDLLDAPLESVTFEAEKLGIHTGMLGKDALLRMS; from the coding sequence ATGATCAATGTTGTACCTATTGTTATTAATGACCAAACAATGGTCGGTGTTGAGGTGAAACTACCTAAGACAACTTTACTCACCATTAACACTTCAAAAGGCTATATTATGTGTGGTGCTTTAGATGTAAACCTATTGAATGAGAAGCTTGCTGATCGGCAGATTATTGCAGGTAGAGCTGTAGGCGTAAGAACTCTTCAAGATTTACTGGATGCACCACTTGAATCCGTTACCTTTGAGGCTGAGAAGTTGGGAATTCATACTGGAATGTTAGGTAAAGATGCATTACTGAGAATGTCATAG
- a CDS encoding DUF423 domain-containing protein has product MQRTFIQWGTVLMALSVAIGAFGAHLLEPRIGKDALEVYETGVQYHMIHGLALILVGITVGQRGESKKLNVAGWMFIVGVIVFSGSLYILSISGIKVLGAITPLGGIAFIIGWLYFMSDVLRRGKSS; this is encoded by the coding sequence GTGCAACGTACATTTATTCAATGGGGCACAGTGTTAATGGCTCTTTCAGTAGCCATAGGTGCTTTCGGAGCCCATTTATTGGAACCTAGAATTGGTAAGGATGCGCTAGAAGTTTATGAGACGGGTGTCCAATATCATATGATTCATGGACTTGCGTTAATTCTAGTAGGAATAACGGTGGGACAACGGGGCGAATCTAAGAAACTCAATGTTGCAGGTTGGATGTTCATCGTTGGGGTTATAGTGTTCTCAGGTAGCCTTTACATATTAAGTATTAGTGGAATTAAAGTGTTGGGTGCAATCACCCCATTGGGTGGCATTGCTTTCATTATTGGCTGGTTATATTTCATGTCAGATGTACTACGCCGAGGCAAAAGTAGCTAA
- a CDS encoding DegV family protein produces MPKIKIFADSTCDLPSAWIHKYEIDIVPLYVVFGDESLRDGIDITPTQLYQRVSETGNLPKTAAPSPTDFITAFTPYIDQGDQVLYISLSSELSSTYQNARIAAEEFPEGSISIFDSLNLSSAIGLLIMKAVHAANSGSNLDEIMSLLHAVRPAIEAEFVIDTLEYLHKGGRCSGVQNFIGSLLKIRPIIKVSKGLMIPANRVRGKREKAVEQLLLNALEKKDQMDSGLIFVVHSLAEEDALILQSTLQQQTGAEVALATAGCVISSHCGPHTIGIMYSKKTL; encoded by the coding sequence ATGCCAAAAATTAAAATATTTGCTGACAGTACATGTGATCTACCTAGTGCTTGGATACATAAATATGAAATTGACATCGTTCCGCTCTATGTCGTTTTCGGAGATGAGTCCCTGCGAGATGGAATCGATATTACACCGACCCAACTCTACCAAAGAGTATCCGAAACAGGCAATCTCCCGAAGACTGCCGCACCCTCCCCAACTGATTTCATAACTGCCTTCACACCCTATATAGACCAAGGAGATCAGGTATTATATATCAGCCTCTCTTCTGAATTATCCTCAACCTATCAGAATGCACGAATTGCAGCTGAGGAATTTCCAGAAGGAAGTATTTCCATATTTGACTCACTCAACTTATCCTCTGCTATAGGATTATTAATTATGAAAGCGGTCCATGCAGCAAACTCAGGGAGCAATTTAGATGAAATTATGAGTCTGTTACATGCTGTGAGACCTGCAATAGAGGCTGAGTTTGTCATTGATACACTTGAATATTTACACAAAGGTGGGCGTTGTTCCGGTGTGCAAAATTTTATCGGAAGCCTATTAAAAATTCGTCCCATTATTAAAGTATCTAAGGGTCTAATGATTCCTGCTAATAGAGTACGGGGTAAACGTGAGAAAGCTGTTGAACAGTTACTTCTGAATGCACTTGAGAAAAAGGATCAAATGGATTCTGGTCTCATCTTTGTCGTTCATTCCCTTGCTGAGGAAGATGCTCTTATATTACAATCTACCTTACAGCAACAAACGGGTGCTGAAGTCGCTCTGGCCACAGCCGGTTGTGTTATTTCTAGCCACTGTGGGCCGCATACAATCGGGATTATGTATAGCAAAAAGACCTTATAA
- a CDS encoding YceI family protein, with protein MKKKNILGVVGVVVVMGAIGGYLFFNQYMGNNVEIESVIPVQGQVSSAETVDTASTGAKVTSTQLNGDWMIEDTSKVYWSVTTSKETVNFVDTAVKGNWSVNVDDKASMSGEGSIDMAQLDSGNGQRDEHVKSDDYLAIGTYPEASFKAESFSDIPTEWTEGTPVLVEMKGKLTVKGVEKEVSFISEVAYREDQLLLSGTTNVTFSDFGMKNPHTVVLNTENDLGVRLELVLTKAH; from the coding sequence ATGAAGAAGAAAAACATACTAGGTGTGGTAGGTGTAGTCGTTGTTATGGGTGCAATTGGAGGATATTTATTCTTCAATCAGTATATGGGTAACAATGTAGAGATTGAATCGGTGATTCCAGTGCAAGGTCAAGTTTCTAGTGCTGAGACCGTAGATACAGCATCGACAGGTGCAAAGGTTACATCAACTCAATTAAATGGTGATTGGATGATTGAAGACACGTCCAAGGTTTACTGGTCTGTGACAACATCCAAAGAAACCGTTAACTTCGTGGATACAGCCGTAAAGGGTAATTGGAGTGTTAATGTGGATGATAAGGCTTCTATGTCAGGCGAAGGGTCTATTGATATGGCCCAACTGGATTCGGGTAATGGACAGCGTGATGAGCATGTGAAGAGCGATGACTACTTAGCTATTGGAACATATCCGGAAGCATCATTCAAGGCAGAATCTTTCTCTGATATTCCGACTGAATGGACAGAAGGTACACCGGTGCTTGTTGAAATGAAAGGTAAGCTAACGGTAAAAGGAGTGGAGAAGGAAGTATCCTTCATTTCTGAAGTTGCATATCGTGAAGACCAACTATTGCTATCAGGTACAACTAATGTAACTTTCTCCGATTTTGGTATGAAGAATCCACATACGGTAGTTCTAAATACGGAGAATGACCTTGGTGTTCGGTTAGAGCTTGTATTAACTAAGGCACACTAA
- a CDS encoding response regulator transcription factor: MKSILIVEDEEAISRVLSAYLKKAGFNVIRALDGQQALDSFDESHPSLILLDIMLPEIDGFELLNLIRTKSSCPVIMLTAREGIDDRLAGLNGGADDYMTKPFIPEEVVARVNAVLRRPSQWSDGKRKRHFGSLFVDYSARQIYLNGAEVNLTPRDLSLLLFLTEHPNQIYTREQLIEHVWGMDYEGSDRAVDLSIKRLRQALSHWSSKEGEIRTLRGTGYQLWTG, from the coding sequence ATGAAATCCATCTTGATCGTCGAAGATGAAGAAGCAATATCAAGAGTACTAAGCGCGTATTTGAAAAAGGCTGGCTTCAACGTCATTCGCGCTTTAGACGGTCAGCAGGCATTGGATTCATTCGATGAATCCCATCCTTCTCTTATTCTTCTTGATATTATGCTCCCCGAGATAGACGGCTTCGAGCTATTAAATCTCATTCGTACAAAAAGTAGTTGTCCCGTGATTATGTTGACTGCTCGTGAAGGCATTGATGACCGCCTAGCTGGTCTAAACGGGGGCGCTGATGATTATATGACCAAACCTTTTATTCCCGAAGAAGTTGTAGCCCGTGTCAATGCTGTATTGCGTAGACCATCACAATGGTCAGATGGTAAGCGTAAGCGCCATTTCGGAAGTTTATTCGTGGATTACTCGGCTAGACAAATCTACTTAAATGGAGCTGAAGTCAATTTAACTCCACGTGATTTATCACTACTCCTCTTCTTAACAGAGCATCCCAATCAGATATATACGAGAGAACAACTGATTGAGCATGTATGGGGAATGGATTACGAGGGTAGCGATCGAGCTGTAGATCTCTCCATTAAAAGACTTCGTCAGGCACTTTCACATTGGTCCTCAAAGGAAGGAGAAATTAGAACATTAAGAGGAACGGGGTATCAATTATGGACAGGATAA
- a CDS encoding HAMP domain-containing sensor histidine kinase: MDRIKKQTSILSYWTFRYLLILCIGLLVIAITSICWIRQESMNNRLQTTALLAQEIADRIVNPDGSIVVGESLRELIENRKRFFKMTNEMCVIVTDNKGKMLFSMPKLTQEDLLHKLDDELNESRSPEFKAAKAHIEYGGEPIGQVTLLQAKNELKYIPTEEKWFFAIMLVSLASLSWLTIYLLSRKLTRPIRRVVDAAAQISRGQYDIRLEADANEREINELLLSFQQMAGRLKRLEHSRAIMLAGVSHELKTPVTSIKGLVHAVRENVVNGEEADEFLDIALLETDRLQRMVADLLDYNALAAGIVQVRHEQLAAIPLISEIVYQWKLTQGEHVDEPKLIMPTKPFNLMGDPLRIQQIIVNLLNNSVHAKHPNRTVHIQIELIEHPNGSAEVIVTDNGNGICTEDQDFVFERFFRSGNQKNRVRGLGLGLTFSRLLAGAMGGDVILRNSSEKGSSFVLLLPIHDIL, encoded by the coding sequence ATGGACAGGATAAAAAAACAAACCTCTATCTTGTCCTATTGGACTTTTCGCTATTTACTGATCCTATGTATCGGATTGTTAGTGATCGCTATCACTTCTATATGTTGGATTAGACAAGAATCGATGAATAATCGCTTACAAACTACTGCACTGCTTGCACAGGAAATTGCTGACCGTATCGTAAATCCAGACGGCTCCATTGTAGTCGGAGAAAGTCTTCGCGAATTAATTGAGAACCGTAAACGTTTTTTCAAAATGACCAATGAAATGTGTGTCATTGTGACAGATAACAAGGGTAAAATGCTGTTCTCTATGCCTAAGCTGACACAAGAAGATTTACTCCACAAGTTAGATGACGAACTCAATGAATCTCGTAGCCCAGAGTTCAAAGCAGCAAAGGCGCACATTGAATACGGTGGGGAGCCGATTGGTCAAGTTACATTGCTACAAGCAAAAAATGAGCTAAAATACATTCCAACAGAAGAGAAATGGTTCTTTGCCATTATGTTGGTTAGTTTAGCAAGTCTCAGCTGGTTAACCATTTATCTACTTTCACGTAAACTCACAAGGCCTATACGCAGAGTCGTGGATGCTGCGGCACAGATCAGCCGAGGACAATATGATATTCGACTAGAAGCAGATGCTAATGAGCGTGAAATTAACGAACTGCTTCTCTCCTTTCAACAAATGGCAGGACGGCTAAAGCGGTTAGAACATTCACGTGCGATTATGCTTGCGGGAGTTTCACATGAGTTAAAAACCCCAGTCACTTCCATTAAGGGCCTTGTCCATGCCGTTCGTGAGAATGTGGTAAACGGTGAGGAAGCCGATGAATTTCTCGATATTGCCCTCTTAGAAACCGATCGTCTCCAGCGAATGGTCGCTGATTTACTCGATTATAATGCACTAGCTGCTGGCATTGTACAGGTTCGCCATGAACAACTCGCAGCTATTCCACTTATTTCGGAAATTGTTTATCAGTGGAAGCTGACACAAGGAGAACACGTCGATGAACCCAAGCTAATCATGCCTACGAAGCCTTTTAATCTAATGGGTGATCCACTTCGTATCCAACAAATTATTGTTAATTTGCTCAATAACAGTGTACATGCCAAACATCCTAACAGAACTGTTCATATCCAAATTGAGCTTATTGAACATCCTAATGGATCAGCTGAAGTCATCGTAACGGATAACGGCAACGGTATTTGTACGGAGGATCAAGACTTTGTTTTTGAACGATTCTTCCGTAGCGGCAATCAAAAGAACCGCGTCCGTGGACTCGGTCTTGGTCTTACCTTCAGTCGACTACTAGCGGGTGCAATGGGAGGCGATGTAATACTACGAAATAGCTCCGAGAAAGGGAGCAGCTTCGTTCTTTTGTTACCTATTCATGACATCCTTTAA
- the yhbH gene encoding sporulation protein YhbH translates to MPESRYPYSFVVSKEDWSLHRKGYQDQVRHQQKVRDVIKQNLPDLITEENIIMSDGKQIIKVPIRSLDEYRFVYNYQKQKHVGQGDGDSQVGDVLGRDPAQKPGKGEKPGDQPGHDIMEAEVSIEDVEEMLFDQMELPNLKQKEKDQMETQTVIFNDVRKKGMMSNLDKKRTILENLRRNASAGDPGIHGINPDDLRYKTWDDVVTPDSNAVIIAMMDTSGSMGSFEKYCARSFFFWMTRFLRRQYEKVEIVFIAHHTEAKEVTEDEFFNRGESGGTICSSAYQKALDIIDQRYPTARYNIYPFHFSDGDNLTSDNERCVKLIGELLKVSNMFGYGEVNQYNRSSTLMSAYRNIKLDPFMYYVIKEKGEVYQALKAFFRKRENA, encoded by the coding sequence ATGCCGGAATCACGCTATCCATATAGCTTCGTTGTATCGAAAGAAGACTGGTCTCTACACCGCAAAGGGTACCAAGACCAAGTCCGTCATCAGCAAAAGGTGCGAGATGTGATTAAGCAGAATCTGCCCGACCTGATTACCGAAGAAAATATTATCATGTCTGACGGTAAACAAATTATCAAGGTGCCCATCCGAAGTCTAGACGAATATCGCTTTGTGTATAATTATCAGAAACAAAAACATGTCGGTCAGGGGGATGGAGACAGCCAAGTTGGAGATGTTCTCGGCCGTGACCCCGCCCAAAAGCCAGGCAAAGGTGAGAAGCCTGGTGACCAACCCGGACATGATATTATGGAAGCCGAAGTGAGCATTGAAGACGTGGAAGAAATGCTATTCGATCAGATGGAACTTCCTAATTTAAAACAGAAAGAAAAAGATCAAATGGAGACACAAACCGTTATTTTTAATGATGTTCGCAAGAAAGGCATGATGTCCAACCTCGATAAAAAAAGAACGATTCTTGAAAATTTACGAAGAAATGCTTCAGCTGGTGACCCCGGCATTCATGGCATTAATCCCGATGATCTCAGATACAAAACATGGGACGATGTTGTGACTCCAGATTCCAACGCTGTCATCATCGCTATGATGGATACGTCAGGTTCTATGGGTTCTTTTGAGAAATACTGTGCTCGTAGTTTCTTTTTCTGGATGACCCGCTTCCTACGTCGTCAATATGAGAAAGTTGAAATTGTATTCATCGCTCACCACACAGAAGCTAAAGAGGTTACTGAAGATGAGTTTTTCAATCGTGGGGAAAGTGGCGGGACCATCTGTTCATCTGCTTATCAGAAAGCTCTTGATATCATCGATCAACGGTACCCCACTGCAAGATATAACATCTATCCCTTCCATTTCTCTGACGGAGATAATCTAACTTCGGATAATGAACGGTGCGTCAAGCTGATCGGTGAGCTGCTGAAGGTATCTAATATGTTCGGTTATGGTGAAGTAAACCAATATAATCGTAGCAGTACTCTAATGTCAGCTTACAGAAATATTAAGCTAGACCCATTTATGTACTATGTCATTAAGGAAAAAGGTGAGGTATACCAAGCCTTAAAAGCCTTCTTTCGTAAACGCGAAAATGCCTAA
- a CDS encoding deoxynucleoside kinase produces the protein MNKYNIPQNALITVAGTVGVGKSTLTAELAKRLGFRTSLEQVDDNPYLEKFYHDFERWSFHLQIYFLAERFKEQKGIFEAGGGFVQDRSIYEDTGIFAKMHADQGTMSSTDYETYTSLFEAMVMTPYFPHPDVLVYLEGSLPSILTRIEERGREMEIQTDPSYWEHMHSRYSTWITNFTACPVLRLNIDEYDVHDSASMDHIIEKISKAITNKNGVR, from the coding sequence ATGAATAAATACAACATACCTCAAAATGCGCTGATCACTGTAGCGGGCACGGTAGGTGTCGGAAAGTCTACATTAACAGCTGAATTGGCAAAACGTCTTGGCTTTAGAACATCGCTGGAACAAGTGGATGATAATCCTTATTTGGAGAAATTTTATCATGATTTTGAAAGATGGAGTTTTCATTTACAGATTTATTTCTTAGCAGAACGCTTTAAAGAACAAAAAGGCATTTTTGAAGCAGGGGGCGGATTCGTTCAGGACCGTTCTATATATGAAGACACCGGCATATTTGCCAAGATGCATGCAGATCAAGGTACCATGTCTAGTACGGATTACGAGACGTACACAAGTCTGTTCGAGGCTATGGTGATGACACCGTATTTTCCACATCCAGATGTGCTGGTTTACCTTGAAGGCAGTCTCCCCTCCATCCTGACACGTATTGAGGAGCGTGGACGTGAGATGGAAATTCAGACAGATCCTTCGTATTGGGAACATATGCATAGCAGGTACTCAACTTGGATAACCAATTTCACAGCATGTCCAGTGCTGCGGCTAAATATTGATGAATATGATGTTCATGATTCTGCTTCTATGGATCATATTATTGAGAAAATTAGTAAGGCTATTACCAACAAGAACGGAGTAAGGTAA
- a CDS encoding deoxynucleoside kinase, which produces MKQGSFIAVEGPIGAGKTTLASMLSEELNIPIIKEIVEANPFLDKFYDNIDEWSFQTEMFFLCNRYKQLEDTRLQYIDLNKPVIADYHIYKNLIFSERTLTGVKRGKYRQIYHLLTDDLPKPNIILYIKADLDTLLQRIKKRGRSFEQTMDTAYLQQLMEDYDAAMTFLAKDDSTTVITIDGNLIDFVENREQFVQIASNVKEFIQ; this is translated from the coding sequence ATGAAACAAGGATCATTTATTGCCGTTGAAGGTCCGATTGGAGCAGGGAAAACAACACTCGCTTCAATGCTATCTGAAGAATTAAATATCCCAATCATTAAAGAGATTGTCGAGGCTAATCCGTTTCTTGATAAATTTTATGACAATATAGATGAATGGAGTTTCCAGACGGAAATGTTCTTTCTCTGCAATCGGTACAAGCAGCTAGAAGATACTAGATTGCAGTATATTGATCTGAACAAGCCGGTTATTGCTGATTATCATATTTATAAAAATCTCATATTTTCTGAACGGACATTGACAGGGGTAAAAAGGGGTAAATACCGACAGATTTATCATTTGCTAACAGATGATTTGCCGAAACCCAATATCATCCTCTATATTAAGGCGGATTTAGATACGCTGTTACAGCGGATTAAGAAACGTGGACGTTCTTTTGAACAGACGATGGATACAGCTTACTTGCAGCAATTAATGGAAGACTACGATGCTGCTATGACATTTCTGGCCAAAGACGATTCTACAACCGTTATAACCATTGATGGCAATTTGATTGATTTTGTTGAGAATAGAGAACAGTTCGTGCAAATCGCTTCAAATGTAAAGGAGTTCATACAATGA